One window of Oscillibacter hominis genomic DNA carries:
- a CDS encoding nucleotidyltransferase family protein — MDRKIGCVLMAAGNARRFGDNKLYAQVEGKTLLRRAMESIPGQLFSTVAVVTQYPEGEEMAREFGFLCIRNAHPDWGISHTIRLGLEALSGCDAVLFQVSDQPLLRRSSIEALIGLWLQRPDHIAALGHGGVRGNPCLFPARFFPELLSLSEDHGGNMVIRAHEESLILLEVAEEELHDVDTVEALAELRKNS; from the coding sequence ATGGACCGGAAAATCGGATGCGTCCTCATGGCCGCGGGAAATGCCCGCCGCTTCGGCGACAACAAGCTCTATGCCCAAGTGGAGGGCAAAACCCTGCTGCGCCGGGCCATGGAGAGCATACCGGGACAGCTGTTCTCCACCGTCGCCGTGGTGACCCAATATCCGGAGGGAGAGGAGATGGCCAGGGAGTTCGGCTTTCTCTGTATCCGCAACGCCCACCCCGACTGGGGCATCAGCCACACCATCCGGCTGGGGCTGGAGGCCCTGTCCGGCTGTGACGCCGTCCTCTTTCAGGTGTCCGACCAGCCGCTGCTGCGGCGGAGCAGCATCGAGGCGCTGATCGGCCTGTGGCTGCAGCGGCCGGACCACATCGCGGCCCTGGGCCACGGCGGCGTCCGGGGCAACCCCTGCCTCTTCCCCGCCCGGTTCTTCCCGGAGCTGCTCTCCCTCTCAGAGGACCACGGCGGCAATATGGTGATCCGCGCCCACGAGGAGAGCCTCATCCTGTTGGAAGTGGCGGAGGAGGAGCTCCACGACGTGGACACGGTGGAGGCCCTGGCGGAGCTTCGGAAGAATTCGTGA
- the xdhA gene encoding xanthine dehydrogenase subunit XdhA has product MSTSVGQSKVRVDAYDKAAGRAKYTDDLCDKSALIAKILHSTIAHGLVKSVDTSAAEQIPGVVKVITCLDVPNYKFPTAGHPWSTDPAHQDVEDRLLLNRHVRYYGDDVAVVVAEDEVAAMQGVRALKVEYEEYPFVLDAQEAMAEGAPQVQEDFPGNILAHTSIRRGDLEKALQEPGLIKVEGWYDTPTVQHCHIENHVCFASMEAGRITVVTSTQIPHIVRRVVGQALGLPWGKVRIVKPYIGGGFGNKQDALYEPLCAYLTTQVGGRLVKLECTREETFVSNRVRHAIRTHIISWVRPDGAIVARKFEAFSNQGAYASHGHGVVAKGMGAFPQLYPCDNVECDCWSVYTNRPAAGAMRGYGIPQAMFAGECHIDDICLSLGMDPLEFRRKNLMPVGYVDGFSKNELYDDTFNQCLDRAMEVIDYQQKRKDYQNQTGPVRRGVGLAVFWYNTAVWPISLESSSCRMVLNQDGSLQFQTGETEIGQGCDTAYTQMVADAVGVPFEDVHVVSSQDTDVTPFGTGAYASRQTYIGGFSIIQTGRLLRERILNYAHELTRMPAATLDLVDGKIVRKGDGRVLMTLGELATEALYSTTNSQHLTAESTAQIKSNAYSFGCSIAEVEVDIPMCKVKLLNMVNVHDCGRLINPALAEAQVHGGMSMAIGYGLSEELKFDARTGKPLNNNLLDYKLSTCMDHPNLEARFVENLEPTSPYGTKSLGEPPACSGAPAIRNAVLQATGVAVDRCPITPHILFEAFKEAGLITD; this is encoded by the coding sequence ATGAGTACAAGTGTAGGGCAGAGCAAGGTCCGCGTGGACGCCTACGACAAGGCGGCCGGCCGGGCCAAATATACCGACGACCTGTGCGACAAAAGCGCTCTGATCGCAAAGATCCTCCATTCCACCATCGCCCACGGCCTGGTGAAGTCTGTGGACACCTCTGCGGCGGAACAGATTCCCGGCGTGGTGAAGGTGATTACCTGCCTGGACGTGCCGAACTATAAATTCCCCACCGCGGGACACCCCTGGTCCACGGACCCAGCCCATCAGGATGTGGAGGACCGGCTGCTGCTGAACCGGCATGTGCGTTACTACGGCGACGATGTGGCCGTGGTGGTGGCTGAGGATGAGGTGGCCGCCATGCAGGGCGTGCGGGCGCTTAAGGTGGAGTATGAGGAATACCCCTTTGTGCTGGATGCACAGGAGGCCATGGCCGAGGGTGCGCCTCAGGTGCAGGAGGACTTTCCCGGAAACATCCTGGCCCACACCAGCATCCGCAGGGGCGATCTGGAGAAGGCCCTTCAGGAGCCGGGCCTCATCAAGGTGGAGGGCTGGTACGATACGCCCACAGTCCAGCACTGCCACATTGAAAACCACGTCTGCTTTGCCAGCATGGAGGCCGGGCGGATCACCGTGGTGACCTCCACCCAGATCCCCCACATCGTCCGCCGGGTGGTGGGCCAGGCCCTGGGCCTTCCCTGGGGCAAGGTGCGCATTGTGAAGCCCTACATAGGCGGAGGATTCGGCAATAAGCAGGACGCGCTCTATGAGCCGCTGTGTGCCTATCTCACCACCCAGGTGGGAGGACGGCTGGTGAAACTGGAGTGCACCCGGGAGGAAACCTTTGTCTCCAACCGTGTGCGCCACGCCATCCGCACCCATATCATCTCCTGGGTGCGGCCGGACGGTGCCATTGTGGCCCGGAAGTTTGAGGCGTTTTCCAACCAGGGCGCCTACGCCTCCCACGGTCACGGCGTGGTGGCCAAAGGCATGGGGGCCTTCCCGCAGCTCTACCCCTGCGACAATGTGGAGTGCGACTGCTGGTCTGTGTACACCAACCGCCCCGCCGCAGGGGCCATGCGGGGCTATGGCATTCCCCAGGCCATGTTTGCCGGCGAGTGCCACATCGACGACATCTGCTTAAGCCTCGGCATGGACCCGCTGGAGTTCCGCCGGAAGAACCTGATGCCGGTGGGCTATGTGGACGGCTTTTCCAAAAACGAACTCTATGATGATACCTTCAACCAGTGCCTTGACCGGGCCATGGAGGTCATCGACTACCAGCAAAAGAGGAAGGACTATCAGAACCAGACCGGTCCGGTCCGCAGGGGCGTGGGCTTGGCCGTGTTCTGGTACAACACTGCCGTCTGGCCCATCTCCCTGGAGTCCTCTTCCTGCCGCATGGTGCTCAACCAGGACGGCTCGCTCCAGTTCCAGACCGGCGAAACGGAGATTGGGCAGGGCTGCGACACCGCCTACACCCAGATGGTTGCCGACGCGGTGGGCGTACCCTTTGAGGATGTCCATGTGGTCTCCTCCCAGGATACGGATGTGACGCCTTTCGGCACCGGCGCCTACGCCTCCCGCCAGACCTACATCGGCGGCTTCTCCATCATTCAGACCGGCCGGCTGCTGCGGGAGCGGATTTTGAACTATGCCCATGAGTTGACCCGGATGCCGGCTGCCACGCTGGATCTGGTGGACGGCAAGATCGTCCGCAAGGGCGATGGACGGGTTCTGATGACCTTAGGCGAGCTGGCCACGGAGGCGCTGTACTCCACCACCAACAGCCAGCACCTCACGGCGGAGTCCACCGCCCAGATCAAGTCCAATGCCTACTCCTTCGGCTGCTCCATAGCGGAGGTGGAGGTGGACATCCCGATGTGTAAAGTAAAACTGCTGAACATGGTCAATGTCCACGACTGCGGCCGGCTCATCAACCCGGCCCTGGCCGAGGCCCAGGTCCACGGCGGCATGTCCATGGCCATTGGCTATGGGCTCAGTGAGGAGCTGAAGTTTGACGCCAGGACGGGCAAGCCGCTGAACAACAACCTCTTGGACTACAAGCTGTCCACCTGCATGGACCACCCGAACCTGGAGGCCCGGTTTGTGGAGAACCTGGAGCCCACCTCGCCCTATGGCACCAAGTCCCTGGGCGAACCGCCGGCCTGCTCCGGCGCCCCGGCCATCCGCAACGCCGTCTTGCAGGCCACCGGCGTGGCCGTGGACAGATGCCCCATCACGCCCCACATCCTGTTTGAAGCGTTCAAAGAGGCCGGGCTGATTACCGATTGA
- the xdhB gene encoding xanthine dehydrogenase subunit XdhB, whose amino-acid sequence MYDMKALYEARSVADAVRLRQEHPQAQIIAGGSDVLVQMREGKRAGAELISIYGLDELRGVTLEADGTLRIGSLTSFSHITRDPLIQTYINVLGQAVDQVGGPQIRNIGTIGGNTCNGVTSADSASTLLAYEAIVELTGPEGVRRVPIEKFYIKAGVVDIRPGEIQTALLVPKDSYQDTVGHYIKYAMRSAMDIATLGCSVNVRLSEDKKTVLRARVAYGVAGPVPMRCPGAEAKANGRAVSEEMVEEFSRAVLEDIHPRDSWRASKAFREHIAVESAKRCMRESIRLAGGEL is encoded by the coding sequence ATGTATGATATGAAAGCGCTGTATGAGGCCCGGAGTGTGGCCGACGCGGTGCGGCTGCGCCAGGAGCACCCCCAGGCCCAGATCATTGCCGGCGGTTCCGACGTGCTGGTGCAGATGCGGGAGGGGAAACGTGCCGGCGCGGAGCTGATCTCCATCTACGGCCTCGACGAGCTGCGGGGCGTTACCCTGGAGGCGGACGGCACGCTGCGCATCGGAAGCCTGACCAGCTTTTCCCACATCACCCGGGATCCCCTGATCCAAACGTACATCAACGTGTTGGGCCAGGCGGTGGATCAAGTGGGCGGCCCCCAGATCCGGAACATCGGCACCATCGGCGGCAACACCTGCAACGGCGTGACCTCAGCCGACTCCGCCTCCACGCTCCTCGCCTATGAGGCCATTGTGGAGCTCACCGGCCCCGAAGGGGTGCGGCGCGTCCCCATTGAAAAGTTCTATATCAAGGCCGGGGTGGTGGACATCCGCCCCGGTGAGATTCAGACGGCCCTCCTTGTCCCAAAAGACAGCTATCAGGATACCGTCGGCCACTATATTAAGTATGCCATGCGGAGCGCCATGGACATCGCCACCCTTGGGTGCAGTGTCAACGTCCGCCTGAGCGAGGATAAAAAGACCGTGCTCCGCGCCCGCGTCGCCTACGGCGTGGCCGGGCCGGTGCCCATGCGCTGCCCCGGCGCCGAGGCCAAGGCCAACGGCAGAGCGGTTTCGGAGGAGATGGTGGAGGAGTTCAGCCGCGCGGTGCTGGAGGACATCCATCCCCGCGACAGCTGGCGGGCCTCCAAGGCCTTCCGGGAGCACATTGCCGTGGAGTCGGCAAAGCGCTGCATGCGGGAATCCATCCGTCTTGCGGGAGGTGAGCTGTAA
- the xdhC gene encoding xanthine dehydrogenase subunit XdhC: protein MERQFKLVRCTINGRDVEQMVDVRASLTDMLRGDYRLTSVKKGCEVGECGACTVLIDGEAYNSCIYLAVWADGRHIQTLEGLLGPNGELSDIQQAFVEEAAIQCGFCTPGFILTATEILNSGKEYSDEELRKLLSGHLCRCTGYENILRAVKKTMYRRLGREEEALNP from the coding sequence ATGGAGAGACAGTTTAAACTGGTGCGCTGTACCATCAACGGCAGGGATGTGGAGCAGATGGTGGATGTGCGTGCCTCTCTCACCGACATGCTCCGGGGTGACTACCGGCTGACCTCTGTGAAAAAGGGCTGCGAGGTGGGGGAGTGCGGCGCCTGTACCGTACTCATCGACGGCGAGGCCTATAACTCCTGCATCTATCTGGCGGTGTGGGCCGACGGCAGGCACATCCAGACGCTGGAGGGGCTTTTGGGGCCCAACGGAGAGCTCAGCGACATCCAGCAGGCTTTTGTGGAGGAAGCGGCCATCCAGTGCGGCTTCTGCACCCCCGGATTTATCCTGACGGCAACGGAGATTCTCAACTCCGGGAAGGAGTACAGCGATGAGGAGCTGCGCAAGCTGCTCTCCGGCCATCTCTGCCGCTGCACGGGGTATGAAAACATTCTGCGGGCGGTAAAAAAGACCATGTACCGCCGCTTGGGCAGGGAAGAGGAAGCCCTCAATCCATAA
- a CDS encoding cytidylate kinase-like family protein, with product MSTKTIITIGRQYGSGGKEIGIRLSKELGIPFYDKELLKRAAQQSGLCEKVFESFDEKPRSLLYSIAMDPYAFSFAGGMEGDSLEQRVYLATFDTIRRLADQGPCVIIGRCADYALQEYPNHLSLFIHAPMDKRIERVAKRLGTTPEKARTAIIKTDKRRASYYEYYSSRKWGDVGSYDFCLDSSYLGTGGTVELIRAILQEIEHPHPSTTEADPEE from the coding sequence ATGTCAACAAAAACCATCATCACAATCGGCAGGCAGTACGGCAGCGGCGGTAAGGAAATCGGTATCCGGCTGTCCAAAGAGTTAGGAATCCCATTCTATGACAAGGAGCTGCTCAAGCGTGCGGCGCAGCAGAGCGGCCTGTGCGAAAAGGTCTTTGAAAGCTTTGACGAAAAGCCCAGGAGCCTGCTGTACTCCATTGCCATGGACCCCTATGCGTTCTCCTTTGCCGGGGGCATGGAGGGGGATTCTCTGGAGCAGAGGGTGTATCTTGCCACCTTTGACACCATCCGCCGTCTGGCGGACCAGGGCCCCTGCGTCATCATCGGGCGGTGCGCGGACTATGCGCTGCAGGAGTATCCCAACCACCTGAGCCTGTTCATCCACGCACCCATGGACAAGCGGATCGAGCGGGTGGCCAAGCGGCTGGGCACCACGCCGGAGAAGGCCAGGACGGCGATCATCAAAACCGACAAGCGCCGGGCGTCTTACTACGAGTACTACTCTTCCCGCAAATGGGGCGACGTGGGCAGCTATGATTTCTGCCTGGACAGCAGCTACTTGGGCACCGGCGGGACTGTGGAGCTGATCCGCGCCATCCTTCAGGAGATTGAGCATCCCCATCCCAGCACCACGGAAGCGGACCCCGAGGAATAA
- a CDS encoding winged helix-turn-helix domain-containing protein, producing the protein MKQNLTVKLTVRLFAEEKCFGPGVAQLLSLVDEVHSLRAAAMHMNMAYSKAWKIVRAAEEGFGCKLLSSTTGGRGGGGAVLTAEAQQILAAYRLYCAQMEDYGDRLFREVFPFCANDQSQS; encoded by the coding sequence ATGAAGCAGAATTTGACTGTAAAATTGACGGTGCGCCTCTTTGCGGAGGAAAAGTGCTTCGGCCCCGGGGTCGCCCAGCTGCTGTCCCTGGTGGACGAGGTGCATTCCCTTCGCGCCGCGGCCATGCACATGAATATGGCGTACTCCAAGGCGTGGAAAATTGTCCGTGCCGCCGAGGAGGGCTTTGGCTGCAAGCTGCTCTCCTCCACCACCGGCGGGCGGGGCGGCGGCGGTGCTGTCCTGACAGCGGAGGCGCAGCAGATCCTGGCCGCCTACCGGCTCTACTGCGCCCAGATGGAGGACTATGGTGATCGGCTCTTCCGCGAGGTCTTCCCTTTTTGCGCGAACGATCAATCGCAATCATAG
- the yqeC gene encoding selenium cofactor biosynthesis protein YqeC encodes MVCFCRALSIQPGITTVIGSGGKSSLLFRLGRELPGMVILCTTTKIFPIGRTLCNPEEEEVRQALKRWGTVCIGTDSPNGKLGPPRQPISLLKELADYVIVEGDGAAGLPLKAHAPHEPVIPSECGQVIQVVGFSGIGQTVRDAAHRPERYAQLAGANLEDAVTPQMAAAVISREGLCGQVLINQVDEPSQQAEELASLLKVPAVMGSLKKGWTSCLF; translated from the coding sequence ATGGTTTGTTTTTGCCGCGCCCTGTCCATACAACCGGGCATCACCACGGTCATCGGAAGCGGAGGGAAGTCCTCACTGCTCTTTCGTCTGGGCCGGGAGCTTCCAGGGATGGTGATCCTATGCACCACCACCAAAATATTCCCCATTGGCCGGACACTCTGTAATCCTGAGGAAGAGGAAGTGCGGCAGGCGCTGAAGCGCTGGGGCACGGTGTGCATCGGAACGGACAGCCCCAATGGGAAGCTGGGCCCTCCCCGGCAGCCCATTTCGCTGCTGAAGGAGCTGGCTGACTATGTGATCGTGGAGGGGGACGGGGCAGCCGGCCTGCCGCTGAAGGCCCATGCGCCGCATGAGCCGGTCATTCCGTCGGAATGCGGGCAGGTGATCCAGGTGGTTGGGTTTTCCGGCATCGGACAAACCGTCCGGGATGCGGCCCACCGGCCGGAGCGCTATGCCCAGCTGGCCGGAGCGAATCTGGAGGATGCGGTGACGCCGCAGATGGCTGCCGCGGTCATCAGCCGGGAGGGCCTTTGCGGGCAGGTCCTGATCAACCAGGTGGACGAGCCCTCCCAACAGGCGGAGGAGCTGGCCTCGCTTTTGAAAGTACCGGCAGTGATGGGCTCGCTGAAGAAAGGATGGACTTCATGCTTGTTTTGA
- the yqeB gene encoding selenium-dependent molybdenum cofactor biosynthesis protein YqeB yields MLVLIRGAGDIATGIALRLRRSGIQVVMTDLPWPTAIRRTVCFSTAITEGEASVEGVRAVRAEDAAQARQVLGQGAIPVLADPECRCREALRPRVLVDAILAKRNLGTRITDAPAVIGVGPGFTAGEDCHAVVETMRGHTMGRVIRQGSALPNTGVPGEIGGYGEERVLRAPFDGIFRPIFKIGDRVKAGDIVGYVADYPMVSNIDGILRGILPEGTKVHTGMKSGDVDPRCKEEHCYSVSDKALAVGGGVLEACLALTGALVEQ; encoded by the coding sequence ATGCTTGTTTTGATCCGTGGCGCGGGTGACATTGCCACCGGCATTGCGCTGCGCCTGCGACGCAGCGGGATTCAGGTGGTGATGACCGATCTGCCCTGGCCCACCGCCATCCGGAGGACCGTTTGCTTTTCCACGGCCATCACCGAAGGGGAGGCAAGCGTGGAAGGGGTGCGGGCGGTCCGGGCGGAGGACGCGGCCCAGGCGCGGCAGGTTCTGGGCCAGGGGGCCATTCCGGTCCTTGCGGACCCTGAGTGCCGCTGCCGGGAGGCACTGAGGCCCCGCGTGCTGGTGGACGCCATCCTGGCCAAGCGGAACTTAGGGACCCGGATCACAGACGCGCCGGCGGTGATCGGCGTGGGCCCCGGCTTCACCGCCGGGGAGGATTGCCACGCCGTGGTGGAGACCATGCGGGGCCATACCATGGGCCGGGTCATCCGGCAGGGCTCCGCGCTGCCCAATACCGGCGTCCCCGGCGAGATCGGCGGCTACGGGGAGGAGCGGGTGCTCCGGGCACCCTTTGACGGCATCTTCCGCCCAATCTTTAAGATCGGCGACCGGGTGAAGGCGGGCGATATTGTGGGCTATGTGGCGGATTACCCAATGGTGAGCAATATCGATGGGATTCTCCGGGGCATCCTGCCCGAGGGGACAAAGGTCCATACGGGGATGAAGAGCGGAGACGTGGACCCCCGGTGCAAGGAAGAGCACTGTTACTCTGTATCAGACAAAGCCCTGGCCGTGGGCGGCGGCGTGCTGGAAGCATGCCTGGCCCTGACCGGTGCGCTGGTGGAACAATAA
- the selD gene encoding selenide, water dikinase SelD — translation MEEQNIKLTKLAKCAGCGAKVGAGVLAQLLDGIKVHHDPNLLVGFDKSDDASVYKISDDLALVQTVDFFPPIADDPYLFGQIAATNALSDVYAMGGEPKLCLNIMAIPEDMPKDAVHQLLRGGYDKVYEAGALITGGHSILDDEPKYGLCVTGFVHPDKMLSNSNAKPGDVLLLTKPIGIGVLTSAAKAELLSKEGQELANRMMTTLNKAARDAMVKYEVHSCTDVTGFGLLGHSYEMAQGSDVEITLHVDDIDLIPEALEFARMGVLPAGMYRNRTFAAPGVDAGEVELAKQDLLYDPQTAGGLLIAVAPQDADALFEELKGAVPSAQRIGTVGEYQGGARIKLR, via the coding sequence ATGGAAGAACAGAACATCAAATTGACCAAGCTGGCCAAGTGCGCCGGCTGCGGCGCCAAAGTGGGCGCGGGCGTGCTGGCCCAGCTGCTGGATGGAATCAAGGTACATCACGACCCCAATCTGTTGGTGGGCTTCGACAAAAGCGACGATGCCTCGGTCTACAAGATCAGCGACGATCTGGCCCTGGTCCAGACGGTGGACTTTTTCCCGCCCATCGCCGATGATCCCTACCTCTTCGGCCAGATCGCGGCCACCAACGCCCTTTCGGACGTATACGCCATGGGAGGCGAGCCCAAACTGTGCCTGAACATCATGGCCATCCCTGAGGATATGCCCAAGGACGCGGTGCATCAGCTGCTCCGGGGCGGCTATGACAAGGTCTATGAAGCCGGCGCGCTGATCACCGGAGGCCACAGCATCCTGGACGACGAGCCCAAGTACGGCCTGTGCGTCACCGGATTCGTACATCCCGACAAGATGCTCAGCAACTCCAATGCCAAACCCGGCGACGTGCTGCTGCTGACCAAGCCCATCGGCATCGGCGTGCTGACCAGCGCGGCCAAGGCGGAGCTGCTGTCCAAGGAGGGCCAGGAGCTGGCCAACCGCATGATGACCACGCTGAACAAGGCAGCCCGGGACGCCATGGTGAAGTACGAGGTCCACTCCTGCACCGACGTCACCGGATTCGGCCTTTTGGGCCACAGCTATGAGATGGCCCAGGGCAGCGATGTGGAGATCACCCTTCATGTGGATGACATCGATCTGATTCCCGAGGCGCTGGAGTTTGCCCGGATGGGCGTCCTGCCCGCGGGCATGTACCGCAACCGCACCTTTGCCGCCCCCGGCGTGGACGCCGGGGAGGTAGAGCTTGCCAAGCAGGATCTGCTCTACGATCCCCAGACCGCCGGCGGACTGCTGATCGCGGTGGCGCCCCAGGACGCCGACGCCCTGTTTGAGGAGCTCAAAGGCGCCGTGCCCAGCGCCCAGCGCATCGGAACCGTAGGGGAGTACCAGGGCGGGGCACGCATCAAACTCCGCTGA
- a CDS encoding aminotransferase class V-fold PLP-dependent enzyme has translation MNTIYLDNAATSFPKPAGVSDSMKRYMDCIGATINRSVYGSAQDAGLVTLQLRQRLGRLFSFSGPPTHVILTPGATAGLNMILAGFLRPGDHCIVSSMEHNAVMRPLLRMEGVEVDRIPCDSEGLVQVDALPGLFRKNTRLVILAHGSNVCGTVQDAQAIGDICARHGIPFALDAAQTAGHFPIDFQRFGLSAMAVPGHKGLLGPSGIGALVLREDFAGLLTPLLAGGTGSASDSEYLPPYLPDRFESGTPNVPGIYGFEAAVRFVEEQGVDALRAHEMELCSRFLDGLADLPGLRLCGTRDLRRRVGVISVDFLHLDNAEAAFRLETEFGILTRCGLHCAPSAHKTLGSFPQGTVRFSLGFHNSKEDVDAALAALRALSGV, from the coding sequence ATGAATACCATCTATCTGGACAACGCGGCCACATCATTTCCAAAACCCGCGGGTGTCAGCGACAGTATGAAGCGCTATATGGACTGCATAGGCGCCACCATCAACCGGTCCGTCTATGGAAGCGCGCAGGACGCCGGGCTTGTGACGCTGCAGCTGCGCCAGCGGCTGGGCAGGCTCTTCTCCTTTTCCGGGCCGCCCACCCACGTCATCCTGACGCCCGGCGCTACCGCCGGGCTGAACATGATCCTCGCTGGCTTCCTGCGCCCAGGCGACCACTGCATCGTCAGCTCCATGGAACACAATGCCGTCATGCGTCCGCTGCTTCGGATGGAGGGCGTGGAGGTGGACCGCATCCCCTGCGACAGCGAGGGGTTGGTGCAGGTGGACGCCCTGCCCGGCCTCTTCCGGAAAAATACCCGGCTGGTCATTCTGGCCCACGGCTCCAATGTCTGCGGCACCGTACAGGACGCCCAGGCCATCGGCGACATCTGCGCCCGGCACGGAATTCCCTTTGCCCTGGACGCCGCCCAGACCGCGGGCCACTTCCCCATCGACTTTCAGCGCTTCGGGCTCTCGGCCATGGCGGTCCCTGGCCACAAAGGGCTGCTTGGCCCCTCCGGCATCGGCGCGCTGGTGCTGCGGGAGGACTTTGCCGGGCTTTTGACGCCTCTGCTTGCCGGCGGCACCGGCAGCGCCTCGGACAGTGAATACCTGCCGCCCTATCTGCCGGACCGCTTTGAGTCCGGGACGCCCAATGTGCCGGGCATCTACGGCTTTGAGGCAGCTGTGCGGTTTGTGGAGGAGCAGGGCGTGGATGCGCTCCGCGCCCACGAGATGGAGCTTTGCAGCCGCTTTTTGGACGGTCTTGCCGACCTCCCCGGCCTGCGGCTGTGCGGCACCCGGGACCTCAGACGGCGGGTGGGCGTGATTTCCGTGGACTTTCTCCACCTGGACAACGCCGAAGCCGCCTTCCGCCTGGAGACGGAGTTCGGGATTCTGACCCGCTGCGGCCTCCACTGCGCCCCATCGGCCCACAAGACCTTAGGCTCCTTTCCCCAGGGCACGGTCCGCTTCTCCCTGGGCTTTCACAACAGCAAAGAGGACGTGGACGCGGCGCTTGCCGCCCTCAGGGCGCTCAGCGGAGTTTGA
- a CDS encoding selenium metabolism-associated LysR family transcriptional regulator codes for MERNDKKGKRMLEINLRQLEAFVTTAEYSSFTRAAEELYLTQSTVSAHIRTLEQALGAQLILRGARRKVTLTEEGKRVYGAAKDVLNRCQALQEMTERARGGELTIGASTVPAQHVLPELLPGFLHKYGDSRYLLRRGDSAQVHKLLEQGEVRLGFVGAALDRKRYTYHTLMEDKLVLISANTPHFQEYRTRGSGGRPLLLQEPMISREESSGTKQVLNQYLKKCGLTPEELQIVARMDSPETIKNTVAQGMGISVISELAVREEVDSGKLLAFDLDDGGVYRKIYLTWRKEETLSRIEQEFISYIRGEIRKRYDRF; via the coding sequence ATGGAAAGAAACGATAAGAAGGGGAAGCGGATGCTGGAAATCAACCTAAGACAGCTGGAGGCCTTTGTGACCACAGCCGAATACAGCAGTTTTACACGCGCCGCGGAGGAGCTGTATTTGACGCAGTCCACCGTCAGCGCCCATATCCGCACCCTGGAGCAGGCGTTAGGGGCCCAATTGATCCTGCGGGGCGCCCGGAGAAAGGTGACGCTGACAGAGGAGGGCAAGCGGGTATACGGCGCGGCCAAGGACGTGCTCAACCGCTGCCAGGCCCTCCAGGAGATGACGGAGCGCGCCCGGGGCGGTGAACTGACCATCGGGGCATCCACCGTGCCGGCCCAGCATGTGCTGCCGGAGCTGCTGCCTGGTTTTTTGCACAAGTATGGGGACAGCCGCTACCTGCTCCGCCGGGGCGACAGCGCCCAGGTCCACAAACTGCTGGAGCAGGGCGAGGTCCGGCTCGGGTTTGTAGGCGCCGCCCTGGACCGCAAACGCTATACATACCACACCCTGATGGAGGACAAGCTTGTGCTCATCAGCGCCAATACCCCCCATTTCCAGGAGTACCGCACCCGGGGAAGCGGCGGGCGCCCGCTCTTGCTGCAAGAGCCCATGATCTCCCGGGAGGAGAGCTCCGGCACCAAGCAGGTGCTGAACCAGTACCTGAAAAAGTGCGGCCTGACGCCGGAGGAGCTTCAGATCGTGGCGCGGATGGACAGCCCCGAGACCATCAAAAACACAGTGGCCCAGGGGATGGGCATCTCCGTGATCTCGGAGCTGGCGGTGCGGGAGGAAGTGGATTCGGGAAAGCTGCTGGCCTTTGACTTGGACGATGGCGGCGTGTACCGGAAAATCTACCTTACCTGGCGCAAGGAGGAGACCCTCAGCAGGATCGAGCAGGAGTTTATCAGCTATATCCGCGGTGAGATCAGAAAGAGATACGATCGTTTTTAG